From Thermococcus barophilus MP:
CCTATTTGTAAAATGGGTCTGTTACCTTATCAACTTTTCTGGACATATTTGCTGAGCTGAAATATCTTTAAATATTACCTTAGGTTTAGCTATTTTGGTGGTGTTATGAAGAAGATCGTGAGGTTTGGGGTTTCTATTCCACAAGATTTGCTTGCGAAATTCGACAAGATTATTGATGAAAAAGGATACACAAACAGAAGCGAAGCTATTAGGGACTTGATTAGGGACTTTATTGTGAGGCATGAATGGGAGGTTGGTGATGAGGAGGTTGCTGGAACAATTACAATAGTTTACAACCATGACGAAGCTGAGGTGGTTAAGGAGCTCCTGGATTTGCAGCACGACTATATTGATGAAATTGTATCAAGTTTGCATGTCCACATGGATGAGCACAACTGTCTTGAAGTTGTGGTTGTTAAAGGAAAAGCCACAAGGATAAAGAAAATTGCCGAGAGACTTATAAGCCTCAAGGGAGT
This genomic window contains:
- the nikR gene encoding nickel-responsive transcriptional regulator NikR; translation: MKKIVRFGVSIPQDLLAKFDKIIDEKGYTNRSEAIRDLIRDFIVRHEWEVGDEEVAGTITIVYNHDEAEVVKELLDLQHDYIDEIVSSLHVHMDEHNCLEVVVVKGKATRIKKIAERLISLKGVKHGKLVMTTTGRELV